One genomic segment of Erysipelotrichaceae bacterium 66202529 includes these proteins:
- a CDS encoding PilT/PilU family type 4a pilus ATPase, with protein sequence MVTIEQMLKEAIAMNASDIFLVAGHPYAFKINGEIHSMQETRLMPKDTARLIQEIYRYALQNSYEDFLNKKDDDFSFSIPDVGRFRCNVYLQRNSQAAVLRVVRFELPDPVELNIPKVITSLSSVKKGMILVSGPAGCGKSTTLACIIDKINESRNVHIITIEDPIEYLHAHKKSIVSQREVYHDTQDYLNALRSALREAPEVILVGEMRDLETINTAVTAAETGHLILSTLHTMGAANTIDRMIDVFPSEQQQQIRVQLSMTLHAVISEQLVPTIDGSIVPVFEIMIVNPAIRTQIREGKIHQLENSMIAGKDQGMITMDESLMKLYEAGRIDKETALMYAGNSERMRKKLNI encoded by the coding sequence ATGGTAACGATTGAACAGATGCTGAAGGAAGCTATCGCTATGAATGCTTCCGATATATTTCTGGTGGCAGGACATCCATATGCGTTTAAAATAAACGGAGAGATACACTCCATGCAGGAAACACGGCTGATGCCAAAGGATACCGCACGGCTGATACAGGAAATCTATCGCTATGCACTTCAGAATTCCTATGAGGACTTTCTGAATAAAAAGGATGATGACTTCTCTTTTTCCATACCGGATGTCGGGCGCTTTCGCTGCAACGTTTATCTGCAGCGAAACTCGCAGGCTGCTGTACTGCGCGTGGTCAGATTTGAATTGCCGGATCCTGTGGAATTGAATATACCAAAGGTCATAACCTCCCTTTCCTCTGTGAAAAAGGGTATGATTCTAGTCAGTGGGCCTGCCGGCTGTGGAAAGTCCACGACACTTGCCTGCATCATTGATAAAATCAATGAAAGCCGCAATGTACATATCATTACGATTGAAGATCCTATTGAATACCTGCATGCGCATAAGAAAAGCATTGTATCCCAGCGTGAGGTTTACCACGATACACAGGATTATCTAAATGCCCTTCGTTCCGCACTGCGTGAGGCTCCGGAGGTGATTCTGGTCGGGGAGATGCGCGATTTGGAAACGATCAACACCGCGGTCACCGCTGCAGAGACAGGACATCTGATTTTATCTACACTACATACGATGGGAGCAGCGAACACGATTGACCGAATGATCGATGTGTTTCCAAGCGAACAGCAGCAGCAGATTCGTGTACAGCTGTCTATGACGCTTCATGCTGTAATCAGTGAGCAGCTGGTGCCGACGATAGACGGCAGTATTGTGCCTGTTTTTGAAATCATGATTGTAAATCCTGCAATCCGGACGCAGATTCGGGAAGGAAAAATTCATCAGCTGGAAAATTCTATGATTGCAGGAAAGGATCAGGGGATGATCACCATGGATGAAAGTCTGATGAAGCTGTATGAGGCCGGTCGCATCGATAAGGAAACAGCCCTGATGTATGCCGGTAATTCAGAGCGTATGCGTAAAAAATTGAATATCTGA